Proteins from one Amycolatopsis benzoatilytica AK 16/65 genomic window:
- a CDS encoding TetR family transcriptional regulator — protein MTGLREEKKRRTRQALIEAALTLFDEQGFDGTTVAEIAARAQVSPATFFNYFAAKEDVVFADQHLFDQVLDEVFAAARPGEPVAELVPRTIGALATADEWSFPLDHPLTEVRTRLLAEVPALRAGYLLRNAMVGDRWAELLYEKCAPQLDRVEAAALTGAVFGALEAALRQETGGRNTTEVVLSVVDRVVHGFVPR, from the coding sequence ATGACCGGGTTGCGAGAAGAAAAAAAGCGGCGGACCCGCCAGGCACTGATCGAGGCAGCGCTGACGCTGTTCGACGAGCAGGGTTTCGACGGCACGACAGTCGCCGAGATCGCCGCCAGGGCCCAGGTGTCGCCAGCGACGTTCTTCAACTACTTCGCGGCCAAAGAGGACGTCGTTTTCGCTGATCAGCACCTCTTCGACCAGGTGCTGGACGAAGTCTTCGCGGCCGCGCGGCCCGGAGAACCGGTCGCCGAACTCGTCCCGCGGACGATCGGCGCGCTGGCCACCGCGGACGAGTGGAGCTTCCCGCTGGACCATCCGCTCACCGAGGTGCGGACGCGGCTCCTCGCCGAGGTGCCGGCGTTGCGCGCCGGGTACCTGCTGCGCAACGCGATGGTCGGCGACCGCTGGGCGGAGCTGCTGTACGAGAAGTGCGCGCCGCAGCTGGACCGGGTCGAGGCCGCGGCGCTGACCGGCGCGGTGTTCGGTGCGCTGGAGGCGGCGCTGCGGCAGGAGACCGGCGGGCGAAACACGACCGAGGTCGTCCTGTCCGTGGTCGACCGCGTCGTGCACGGGTTCGTCCCCCGCTAG